CCCCGTTCCCCCATCCCTATTCCCTCCTACTTAACGGCGCGAGTAAAAGCTAAATGGGGTTTTGCATTAATCATTTTCGGCATTAGCCAAGCTAAACCCTCTGTGGTGCCAATCCACAATTTATTACCGACATCAGGGGCAAGAGTAAGCACACGACTAGAAGGAAGCCCTGGAACTTGTTGGTCTAGTACAGCTCCAGTATGCGGATTTAATCGTAGCAAACCATTACTAGTACCGATCCATACACTACCATCTTTAGCAAAACGTATTGCCTTTACATCACTCCCCCGTAGGCGAGTTACAGATCGCAATACCATACCAGTTTTCGGATTAATTACTAAGAGACTATTTGGCATTCCCGCCCAAATCAAACCCTCCGGACTAATAGCCAGAGCTTGCACGGTTGTTCCTGGTAACTGGTCAATCCGCTTCATAATATAGGCATTAGCCGTATTTACTCGCACTACACCATCAAGCGTTCCTACCCAAAGTTGTCCTTCTGCGTCTAAAGTCAAAGCATTTGCGCTGACACCAGGAAGATTTTTGACTGTAGTCATTATCAAACCTTGATCGGGGCTAATTAAGGCTAAACCGTTATCTGTTCCCGTCCATAAATAGCCTCGCTTGTCAACCAGTAGAGATAATACTCTCTTAGAAGGCAAAAATAAGTTTTGTGCTGTAATTTCGCTTGTTTGAAGATCTACTCGTTTTAATCCTTCATAAGTTCCTACCCACAAGCGCCCGACTTTGTCTTGGGCTAAAGCACCAATAGCCTGATTTGGTAAACTGACACGAGCTAAGATTTTGCCAGTATTGGGATCAATCCGCGACAATCCCCGCCAAGAAGCCACCCAGAGATTGCCTGTATAATCTGGCTGCAAGACGCTAACGCGATAATCAGTTTCTTGTATGCGTTCTTGTAAATCGCGATCATCAGGTAAAGGATCTACTTGTCGCGGTGGTGCAGTTGCTGGATAAGAGGGGGTAACTTTAGGCGGACTAACATTAGGAATTTTTGGTGGTGGAGTACTATTATCAACTTTTGACGGATTTGCTGGAATTCCTAGCGCTACATTACTTAAACTCGGCCAAGCTACTAAGCCCAATAAGGTAAAACTGATTAATAAATTAGTACGCTTGCAAAACACTTTCACAGGCAAATTTCCTCTAAAGACAGTTTTTATAACCTTTGCCTCAACGGGCTTCAGGTTAATTTCAGTGTTCCCTGGAAGCGTACTTTTTAAACTCTAATTTGTGATTTTTCTCAAATTCTCTCTATCAAGGTGCTGATTGGCTAGCGGAAATTGGCTGCGATCGCGCTCAGGCTTAATATTATCTATGTCACAATTGAGGTATATCCGTCGATGTTTACTGAAGATGGTCAACCGATAGAAGAGAATATGCGGATCATTGAGGAAGCGATCGCCAAAAGAATCCAGCAAGAGAAGATGGTGAACCTTTACCAGAGCCTCAAACGCTAGGAACATCATTTAAAGTTGCTTAATGCATCAATATCTCTGAGTGTATGTGCCACTTAGCGCGATCGCTCCTCAATTGCTCTCTACATTGCCATAAAATGTGCGATCGCATTTACCTGCGGGAATCCTAAACATAGAAAACATTGCTACTTAATTCCTAGCACTACCAGGTAAATATACGATGGCATACCAAAATATCACAGCCAAGCTTTCGCCAGAGGATATCCAAGAAATCAAAGCAGCGCTACAAACAATTCAAAAAAAGCTACCTTTTCTGATTACACTCAGCACGGAAGAACGGCGCAAGCGAGTGAAAATGGGCGATAAAAGTCTAGCTTTTGTCAACAATAGCATCACTGCTGCTCAGTCTAACCCCGACATTCTCCCAGCTAGTTTTGATATTGAAGAGTTTGTCAGAGATTATCAATTAGCCGCCACACTCACCGAACTATTAATTTCAATGCGACAACTCACCGAACAGGTAGATGATACTCTACTGGCAGTCGGTAGTGAAGCCATGAGCAGCAGTTTGACAGTTTATGACTATGTAAAGACAGCTGCGAAAAAGACTCCTGGCTTAAAAACTCTTGCCGAACAATTAGGAGAACGCTTTAAAGCGATCGGCAAAAGTAAAATTACTAAAGCTGGATCTAGTTCTTGATATATTGATACTCGTAGACGAGTCTTTGAACCTCATTCATCAATCTCAGATATTCGTCGATGAGTCTTTAAATCTCGTTCATCAGTCTCAAATACTCGTCGATGAGTCTTTAAATCTCGTTCATCAGTCTCAAATACTCGTCGATGAGTCTTTAAGCCTCGTCCATCAGTCTCAAATACTCGTCGATGAGTCTTTAAATCTCGTCCATCAGTTCCAGATACCTACCACCCTCGTTACCAGTTATCAGTCAGGAGCCAGAATATTCTGAATTCTGTATTCTGACTCCTGAATTCTTTGTTTGTTCCTCGTTCCCTGTTCCCCTGTTTCACATAATACCGACAGTTTGTAAAGCAACTTTAACAAAATGTTTAAATCAGTATTTAATAAGAAATTTAAATATAAAAGTTAAAAAGATTCAAAGAATAACTTATTACATTCTTGATATATTGTGAAACAAGTTACAAATTTACGTGGTGTGCAATTAGTGTTTTACTCACTGCTCCTCTAAATACAAGCCAATTTAAAGTTTTTCCTGGTCTCTACCCACTAATGGGAGAGTTTTAGGGTGTGAAAAAGTAAGAGACTTGCTAGTTCATGCCTGTCAGTCCCCAAAACCAATGCAGTTGTTGCTCTCTTCTTAGCCACTTTTTGAGGCAGTAGGGAGAGTGCTAGGGGACAAAAAGCCATGTTCGCTACATCGCGAAGTTTAATGGCACCCAAAAAAATTTAGTAGAGCGCGAGGAACAAATAAAAAATTAAGTTTTACTCCTGGGATGTAGGAAAAGTAAAAGCGTACAGATGTGCGCTTTACAAAGGAAAAACACCGATGGGAACATCTCCTTTGACGCCATAAGGAGCGTTAGCTCTTGTGTTGACTTAGTGAGGGTTCTCATCCGGAGAAAAGTGCTGTTAAGTTTTAAAGCTAAAGCGCGATCGCTCCAAGGTAAAAATTTTCCTATCATCTTCCTTTTAGCAAGGGAAGCAGGAGAGTTAAGAGGAAGTTGCAGGCAACGTAGATTTTGTAAGTAGAAAGAGTGACTTCTTGGAAGGGAATTATGTCTTACGCTCAAACGAAGACTCAGACAAAAGCAGGGTATCAAGCTGGGGTAAAAGATTACAGACTTACCTATTACACCCCCGATTACACACCAAAAGATACAGACATTCTGGCGGCATTCCGGGTTACGCCTCAGCCTGGAGTTCCCTTTGAAGAAGCAGGTGCGGCTGTAGCGGCTGAGTCTTCCACTGGTACTTGGACAACCGTTTGGACAGACTTGCTCACCGACCTAGATCGCTACAAAGGTCGTTGCTACGATATCGAACCAGTTCGGGGCGAAGATAACCAATTTATTGCTTATATTGCTTATCCCCTAGATCTGTTTGAAGAAGGCTCTGTAACTAACATGTTTACCTCTATCGTAGGTAACGTGTTTGGTTTCAAAGCTCTCAAAGCTCTGCGTCTGGAAGACTTGCGAATTCCTGTCGCTTATTTGAAGACTTTCCAAGGGCCTCCCCACGGTATCCAAGTTGAGCGTGACAAAATTAATAAATACGGTCGTCCTTTATTGGGTTGTACAATTAAGCCCAAGTTAGGTCTGTCTGCGAAGAACTACGGACGTGCTGTTTACGAGTGCTTGCGTGGTGGTTTGGACTTCACCAAAGACGACGAAAACATCAACTCCGCACCTTTCCAACGGTGGCGCGATCGCTTCTTGTTTGTTGCTGACGCGATCCACAAATCTCAAGCGGAAACAGGTGAAATCAAAGGTCACTACCTCAACGTTACCGCTCCCACCTGCGAAGAAATGTTGAAGCGGGCGCAGTTCGCAAAAGAACTCGATATGCCCATCATCATGCATGACTACTTAACAGCTGGTTTCACCGCTAACACCACCTTGGCTCGTTGGTGCCGCGACAACGGTTTGTTGCTCCATATTCACCGGGCGATGCACGCGGTAATCGACCGTCAAAAGAACCACGGTATCCACTTCCGCGTTTTGGCTAAAGCTCTGCGGATGTCTGGTGGTGACCACATCCACACTGGTACCGTAGTTGGTAAATTGGAAGGCGATCGCGCGATCACAATGGGTTTTGTTGACCTATTGCGCGAAAACTATGTTGAACAAGACAAATCTCGCGGTATCTACTTCACCCAAGATTGGGCTTCTATGCCTGGTGTAATGGCAGTTGCTTCCGGTGGTATCCACGTATGGCATATGCCCGCTCTCGTAGAAATCTTCGGTGATGACTCCGTACTGCAATTTGGTGGTGGTACTCTCGGACACCCCTGGGGTAACGCTCCCGGTGCTACCGCTAACCGTGTCGCTCTAGAAGCTTGCGTTCAAGCTCGTAACGAAGGTCGCGACTTGGCTCGTGAAGGTAACGATGTTATCCGCGAAGCCGCTAAGTGGTCTCCTGAATTGGCAGCTGCTTGCGAACTGTGGAAAGAAATTAAGTTCGAGTTTGAGGCAGTTGATACCGTCTGATCGTCGTGTGAAAAGTAAAAAGGTAAAAGGTAAAAGAAAATAATTCTTTTTACTTTTTACTCTTGACTTTTTACTTATTTGGTGCTGGGGTCAGGCATGAATCTCAAACAAATTGCGAAAGACACAGCTAAGACGCTGCAAAGCTACCTGACTTATCAGGCGCTCAAGACAGTGTTGAATCAGCTCGGTGAAACAAATCCTCCCTTAGCGCTTTGGCTGCAAAGCTTTTCTGCTGACAAAATTCAGGACAGCGAAGCATACATTCAAAGCCTGTTTCAAGAAAAAGCAGATTTGGCATTGCGGATCATGACAGTCAGAGAACACATAGCGGAGGAAATCACCGAATACCTACCGGAAATGGTTCGTACTGGCATTCAAAAAGCCAATATGGAGCACCGTCGGCAGCATCTAGAGCGCATTACGCAAATTAATGTGTCTAACCCCAGTCCTCAATCAGAACAGGAAGCCACTTCAGATCCGAACAGTGAACAGTGAACAGGGAACAGTAGACAGTGAAAAAATTGATAACTGGTAACTGACAACTGTTAACTGATGTAAACTACTACTCATTATCATTAGCTATGCAAACCTTACCAAAAGAGCGTCGTTACGAAACCCTTTCTTACCTGCCTCCTCTGAGTGATGCTCAAATCGCTAAACAGATCCAGTACATCCTCAATCAAGGT
This genomic interval from Chlorogloeopsis sp. ULAP01 contains the following:
- a CDS encoding two-component regulator propeller domain-containing protein, with amino-acid sequence MKVFCKRTNLLISFTLLGLVAWPSLSNVALGIPANPSKVDNSTPPPKIPNVSPPKVTPSYPATAPPRQVDPLPDDRDLQERIQETDYRVSVLQPDYTGNLWVASWRGLSRIDPNTGKILARVSLPNQAIGALAQDKVGRLWVGTYEGLKRVDLQTSEITAQNLFLPSKRVLSLLVDKRGYLWTGTDNGLALISPDQGLIMTTVKNLPGVSANALTLDAEGQLWVGTLDGVVRVNTANAYIMKRIDQLPGTTVQALAISPEGLIWAGMPNSLLVINPKTGMVLRSVTRLRGSDVKAIRFAKDGSVWIGTSNGLLRLNPHTGAVLDQQVPGLPSSRVLTLAPDVGNKLWIGTTEGLAWLMPKMINAKPHLAFTRAVK
- a CDS encoding form I ribulose bisphosphate carboxylase large subunit produces the protein MSYAQTKTQTKAGYQAGVKDYRLTYYTPDYTPKDTDILAAFRVTPQPGVPFEEAGAAVAAESSTGTWTTVWTDLLTDLDRYKGRCYDIEPVRGEDNQFIAYIAYPLDLFEEGSVTNMFTSIVGNVFGFKALKALRLEDLRIPVAYLKTFQGPPHGIQVERDKINKYGRPLLGCTIKPKLGLSAKNYGRAVYECLRGGLDFTKDDENINSAPFQRWRDRFLFVADAIHKSQAETGEIKGHYLNVTAPTCEEMLKRAQFAKELDMPIIMHDYLTAGFTANTTLARWCRDNGLLLHIHRAMHAVIDRQKNHGIHFRVLAKALRMSGGDHIHTGTVVGKLEGDRAITMGFVDLLRENYVEQDKSRGIYFTQDWASMPGVMAVASGGIHVWHMPALVEIFGDDSVLQFGGGTLGHPWGNAPGATANRVALEACVQARNEGRDLAREGNDVIREAAKWSPELAAACELWKEIKFEFEAVDTV
- a CDS encoding chaperonin family protein RbcX, which gives rise to MNLKQIAKDTAKTLQSYLTYQALKTVLNQLGETNPPLALWLQSFSADKIQDSEAYIQSLFQEKADLALRIMTVREHIAEEITEYLPEMVRTGIQKANMEHRRQHLERITQINVSNPSPQSEQEATSDPNSEQ